Proteins encoded by one window of Centroberyx gerrardi isolate f3 chromosome 21, fCenGer3.hap1.cur.20231027, whole genome shotgun sequence:
- the LOC139919761 gene encoding histone-arginine methyltransferase CARM1-like, protein MEERSEEWAAFSVRVFSLQEEVGGEELHVESQEMQVHEAGSREEPVKVCRQRAEEELTLLLTTGLEAQQLTVQDGDGVSVFQFSVSKETDCCRVGGQSFLVTAGKQSVLLQFKTPSDVQNFQRLLRRGDDKGTRKGCKEGDSGGNEDGERGQEPCRRHPEDSSATQCFQFHSCLSQQQNMLQDYMRTATYQRAFLVNEADFKDKVVLDVGCGSGILSFFAVQAGATRVYAVEASPMAKYAQIMVQSNCLSERIMVLEGEVEDVSCPDMVDVIISEPMGYMLLSERSIESFLYARKWLKPNGLMFPSYGDIHLAPFSDEQLYIEHYARASFWQQRCFHGVNLSGLHNAAVDEFFRQPIVDTFDIQILMARSVKYCINFMEAKEEDLHRMEIPFVFTLLQSGLVHGLAFWFDVAYLGSKSTVWLSTAPTEPLTRWYQVRCLFQTPLFAKLGQTLSGTVLLTTNKRQSYDIHITATVDQSGFRSGNTLDLKNPFFRMPSWLHG, encoded by the exons atggaggagaggagcgaggagtgGGCAGCTTTCTCTGTCCGGGTCTTCAgtctgcaggaggaggtggggggcgAGGAGCTGCATGTGGAGTCACAG GAGATGCAGGTTCATGAGGcggggagcagagaggagccgGTGAAGGTGTGCAGACAGCGAGCAGAGGAGGAGTTAACTTTACTGCTCACCACAGGACTGGAGGCTCAGCAGCTCACTGTACAGGATG gtGACGGGGTATCAGTCTTCCAGTTCAGTGTTTCCAAGGAGACGGACTGTTGCCGGGTCGGAGGTCAGTCCTTCCTGGTAACCGCTGGGAAGCAGAGTGTTCTGCTGCAGTTCAAAACTCCAAGTG ATGTACAGAACTTCCAGCGGCTATTGAGGAGAGGTGATGACAAAGGGACCAGGAAAGGATGCAAAGAAGGCGACAGCGGAGGAAacgaggatggagagagaggccaAGAGCCCTGCAGGAGACATCCTGAAGACTCCTCTGCTACACAGTGCTTCCAG ttccaTAGCTGTCTGTCCCAGCAGCAGAACATGCTTCAGGACTACATGAGGACAGCCACCTACCAGAGGGCTTTTCTGGTCAATGAGGCTGACTTCAAAGACAAG gTGGTTCTGGATGTGGGTTGTGGTTCTGGTATCCTGTCTTTCTTTGCAGTGCAGGCAGGAGCCACGAGAGTGTATGCTGTTGAAGCCAGCCCCATGGCCAAGTATGCACAG ATCATGGTCCAGAGTAACTGTCTATCCGAGCGGATCATGGTCctagagggggaggtggaggacgtCAGCTGTCCTGACATGGTGGACGTCATCATCTCTGAGCCGATGGGCTACATGCTGCTCAGTGAGAGATCCATAGAGAGCTTCCTGTATGCCAGAAAGTGGCTGAAACCCAATG gtCTGATGTTTCCCTCCTATGGCGATATACATCTGGCTCCCTTCAGCGACGAGCAGCTCTACATCGAACACTACGCACGAGCCAGTTTCTg gcagcagagatGTTTCCATGGTGTTAACCTCAGTGGTCTTCACAATGCTGCCGTGGATGAGTTTTTCAGGCAACCTATAGTG GACACATTTGATATCCAGATTCTGATGGCCAGGTCTGTCAAGTACTGCATCAACTTCATGGAAGCTAAAGAAGAAGATCTGCACAG aatgGAGATTCCCTTTGTGTTCACGCTGCTCCAATCTGGTCTGGTCCACGGCCTCGCCTTCTGGTTCGATGTGGCCTATCTGGGATCCAA ATCAACAGTGTGGCTCTCTACAGCTCCTACTGAACCTCTGACCCGCTGGTATCAGGTCAGATGTTTGTTTCAGACCCCGCTGTTTGCCAAGCTGGGACAAACTCTGTCTGGGACTGTCCTGCTGACCACCAACAAGAG GCAGAGCTATGACATCCACATCACAGCCACAGTTGACCAGTCAGGCTTCAGATCAGGAAACACCCTGGACCTCAAAAACCCTTTCTTCAG GATGCCGTCCTGGCTGCATGGCTAG